The Benincasa hispida cultivar B227 chromosome 9, ASM972705v1, whole genome shotgun sequence genome has a segment encoding these proteins:
- the LOC120084721 gene encoding uncharacterized protein LOC120084721, translated as MVVSIFIRERKLEEKTLTSLYLSLPEITNLSRDSFPFHFLSFIVLTSAVFIFYSFSGEDTSRSAVFSLRASDERYCRRRPDHVSFFSVNQPPLKTNPGSPATWWHHPRDSNALQKRFSSFRLGSTFTNSYSALDLSYGPVPARVQFKYTWVVSASSVCFVSLKMLPLSLLKTAQGHPMLVELKNGETYNGHLVNCDTWMNIHLREVICTSKDGDRFWRMPECYIRGNTIKYLRVPDEVIDKVQEETKSRADRKPPGVGRGRGRGREDGPGGRPAKGMGRGFDDSAKAASGGRGKGGPGGKPGANRVGGRGRG; from the exons ATGGTAGTTAGTATTTTTATTagggaaagaaaattggaagagAAAACCCTAAcctctctctatctctctctccCCGAAATCACTAACCTCTCGCGAGATTCTTTCCCCTTTCATTTCCTCTCCTTCATCGTTCTTACCTCTGCCGTCTTCATCTTCTACTCCTTCTCCGGCGAAGACACAAGTCGCTCCGCCGTCTTCTCCTTGCGGGCGAGCGACGAGCGTTATTGCAGACGGAGACCAGACCACGTCAGTTTCTTTAGCGTGAACCAGCCACCGTTGAAGACCAACCCAGGATCTCCGGCGACCTGGTGGCACCATCCACGTGACTCGAACGCCTTGCAGAAGCGTTTTTCTTCCTTTCGCTTAGGTTCGACATTTACCAACTCGTATTCAGCGTTAGATTTGAGTTACGGACCCGTTCCAGCAAGGGTTCAATTCAAGTATACTTGG GTAGTATCTGCTTCTAGTGTCTGCTTCGTATCCTTAAAGATG CTTCCTCTTTCGCTCCTAAAGACTGCTCAAGGGCACCCAATG TTGGTGGAGTTGAAAAATGGTGAGACTTACAACGGCCATTTGGTTAATTGCGATACATGGATGAACATTCATCTTCGGGAAGTCATCTGCACTTCTAAA GATGGTGACCGGTTTTGGCGAATGCCTGAATGTTATATCCGTGGTAATACAATCAAGTATTTGCGAGTTCCAGATGAG GTTATTGACAAAGTTCAGGAAGAAACCAAAAGCCGAGCAG ATAGGAAACCTCCGGGTGTAGGGcgtggaagaggaagaggacgTGAAGATGGTCCTGGTGGAAGACCAGCTAAAGGAATGGGGCGAGGCTTTGATGATAGTGCTAAAGCTGCTTCTGGAGGCCGTGGAAAGGGTGGCCCTGGTGGAAAACCTGGTGCCAACAGAG TTGGAGGGAGGGGCCGAGGGTGA